A region of the Granulicella aggregans genome:
GCTGTCCCTGGTAATCAAGCAGTGCTCCCGTAATGGTGGCTCCTGTCGAGTCGGTGAAGCTATAGTCCCGCAGATTGCCGGTCAGACCAACCTTGATCCAATCCGTACGATGCAGCAGGGTGCTCTTCTGGTCGAGGAGCGCCGTCTGCTGCGAGGTATAGCTGCTGGGATCATCGAACAGGCCGGTGGCGAAACCTTGCACGCGCTCGTCATCGAACGGGCCGCCGCCTCGCACACCATCGCGGATGCGGTCGTTGAACGTCCCAATGCCGTTGCCGTAGAGGTTGATCTGGTTGGCCTCGACGCCGAGTACATTATTCGCGGTATCCCCAAACGTAAAGCCCTCGCCGTAGATGTAGATCTTCGATCCATCGATGCCGTCGCGCTCAAGCGTCAGCTTCGCCAGCGCCTGGTTGATCTGCTGCAGGTTCTTCACAAAGGTGAAGCTCATGATGTCGAAGCGGAAGCCGTCGATCTTGTACTTCTTTGCATTCCAAAGGATGGCATCCTGCTGCAGCTTGCCCATCATCAGGTGCTCGGTTGCGGTGTCGGCGCAGCATGATCCAGTCTCGAGGTTGCCGTCCATGTCCAGCCGGTTGTAGTAGTCAGGCACGACCTCGTCGAGGATGGAGTTGGTCGCTTCGCCAAAGCCGCTGGTGTGGTTGAAGACGACGTCCTGGATCACGCGTAGGCCCGCGCGATGCAGCCCCATCACCATCTGGCGATACTCCTTCACCCGCTTGTCTGGATTGACGGCATAGCCGCCCTCGGGCGCGAGATAGTGGTCAGGATCATAGCCCCAGTTGTAGGCATCGTTGGCTTGTACCGCAGCCACGGCAGCCTGTTGCTGCTGCCCGTCCGGCGCATAGATGCTCAGGTCGGGCGTCGTCTGCCACGTCGTCTTGTCTTCGTTGATGCTGTTGAAGTGGAACGTCGGCAGCAGGTGGACTGCCTTCAACCCGGCAGCCGAAAGCTGTTGAAGATGTTTCATACCGTTGGAGCGGAAGTCAGTAAAGGCGAGGTACGTACCGCGATGATCAGCCGGCACCGTAGCGTCGCCCACGCTGAAGTCGCGAACGTGAAGTTCGTAGATGCTGAGGTCGTTGGTCCGCGCCAGCCATGGCGAGCGGTCTTCGTCCCAGCCTTCGGGCTTGTTGGCATCAGCGTCGATATCAGTCAGCCGGCTCTTGGTTGCGTTCAACGCCAGGTCGATCGAGTAGGGATCGGTGACCACGTTCTCGACGACGCTGCGAGCGCTGGGCGCGTACACCTTCTCGTCGAGCAGGTAATACTTTCCGATCCAGTATTCATCCAGCGACGCCGACCACACGCCCTTGTCTTCCTGCATGACGATCGTCTTTGCAGGAGCCGTGTCCGTCGCCAGTTTGAACAGTTGCAGGCTCATTGACTGCGCCGTTGGAGCCCACACCTTCACCTTGACCGCCGCACGGTTGCCCCTGTCGTCATCCTCATCCTCAAAACAGCCACCAAATCCATGGTCACGAATGACGACGCCAAGTTTGCCTGAGTAGGCGTAGAGATCGTCGAGCACACCCGCGTCCTGCACGCCCGTCGCGTAGGTCAATGTGCCGTCCGCGTGCTCGACGAAGACTGCGAGTTGTCCCTTCACCAACGCCGCATAATCTTTGGCCTTGAGCGTCTTGGGAAGTTGCAATACCGCATAGCCGGTGGCCAGTTGTGGGAAGCGGGCGATCTGATCTGCGGTCAAGGTGCCCCCTGAAGTCAGCGGTATATCAGTTCCCCCTGTCACACCTGTGGCAGTCAGTTGCAGGTTCGCCGCCGGATCGCTCGCCAGGAAATACTTTCCACCCGATTGCAGATACGCCTGTTGAATCAGCACAGTGCTGTGGTCGATCCAGAACGCCTGCAGCTTCAGAAAGCTTCCATTCAGCAGTTGTGCGGCAGTCGGTTGCGTCAGGTAGACGTTGCCATCGCCGGATATCTTCCACGCCTCGTTGTAGATGTCCACGTTCAGGTGAAGATCATCCGGCGTGTCCTTGGTGCCGTTCACAATGTTGTGGACGATGAAGCCAAGGTCCTGCGGATTGGCCGAGAGCGGAACGTCATAGTATGCGCCGTAATCATCGCTGCCCGTCTGCGGAATCGGCCCGCCGTTGTAGTTGCCGGTGTCAGCGGTGGTGTCGTTGAAGGCGTAGACATACCATCCTGCAAAGTTGTTGTCGGGCCGGTAGTAGTGAATGCGCGCGACGTTCGCGGGAATGTTCGGATTCTTCGCGGAGGAGGTCTTCGGTGGCGCAGTCATCAGCCCCGTCGTGTTTGAGACCTGCCAGTACTCGTTGCCCTGCGCCGACGGATTGGCGTACTCATTCGGGCCGGGATCTTTCACGCCGCTTTGGATATTGTGCACAATGATGCCGACACTCTTCGCGCCGCTTGTCACGCCTACGTCGAAGTAAACGCCGAAGGCGTCCGTCCCTGCGATCTGCACCGGGCCACCGTTGTAGTTGCCTTGGTCTTCGGTCGTGTCGCCAAAGGCGTAGATGGTCCAGCCGGTGTAGGCATTGTCCGGGCGGAAGTAATGAATGCGGATATGATTTGCCGGAATCGGGGTTGCAGCGTGAGCCACAGCAACCAACAGAGATAGCAGGCACATCGCAAGAGACGCCGCGCGCAGACGCAGAAGCAGGAACATCGGATCCTCCGAGAAGCGGATGTTTCGCCGGCCCGGTCGTCAAAGGCAGCGAAGTGGCGGAATACTAGACCGCCGCTGCTGGGAAAGTCCACACTCCTAAAAAATTTAATCATTCCAGGAGCATCTCGTCTTCGACCATCTGGAGATCTCCCGTAACTAGCGCCCGGGCATAGCGTTGTCTCGGAGGCGCATTCCATATTGGATAGATGGCCTTAGCTTGCTCAACAAATAGCCGTAGAAGTTGGCAATGATCGCCACTTGTGCAGGAGCGCCGGCGGTGGGGTGCGGGTAGACTGAAGGCCAAACGTGCCGTTGTTATGATATCGTTCACACGTTTAGACAAATAGCCTAATTCACCTCATCCTTTCTAAAGGAATGCGCATGCTGATCTCCTTCCGCACGAATCATGTTGCACGCGCTGCTTTGTTCGGTGTCCTGTTCTTGAGTCGACCGGCTGCATCGGCGCGGGCACAAGAGAAGGTGCCTTATCTCGAGACTCCAATATCGATGACCGCGCAGAGAGCCGGCCTGGTCGCAGGACCGTTCAATGGGTACTTTCTTCGTGGTGGGATAGGCCTTAGTAAAAAGTTACAAGAACATGCACCGATTCTTGATGGCCGATCCGCGTGGTCGCTGGGCCTTTGGTTCCGTACCGATGACGCCTCGGCCACAGCGCTACTGGCTGGGGTGGGGCTGCCGGATGAAGTGTCTCCGCGGTTCGTCGGACTCATCCAGGGCCGGCCGTTCTTCTGGTCCGGCGGGGGGAAGGAGAACCTGGTCGAGGGCAAGACTGCGCTTGCGGCAGATATCTGGCACTCTCTTGCAGTTTCGTTCGATGCGGAGGGCGTCGCGCATCTATTTGCCGATGGTGTACCGGTTGCGAGTAAGACTGTCGTTCTGGGTAGGTCGTCGAATGTCCTGAGTCTTGCTTCCGTAAAAGCGCCGCCGATGGCGGGCTTTGCGCATTTTGGTGGATGGCTGGCTGACGTCACCCTCTCGGATCGTGCACTTGTCGATGAAGATCTCGCCGGCATGAAGCAGCCGCTCGCTGGTCTGAATAATCTGCCGTTTGAGGAGGGGTCGAAGCCGTGGCCCGTACAGACTCGGGCCTCCGCGGGACTACAGGCTCCGCAGGATCCTGCGACCCTGCCGCATAGCGAGACGCCGCCGGAGACTCCCCATGCGGTCGCGCCACTGGCTGGCAAAGACGAAGCCACCAAAAATCGCTCCGCTTTGATTCTGCGTCACGGATGGAAGATGGCAGAAGCCTCGACGATCTCAGCTCAAGGCGCGGAGATATCCCGGTCGACTTATCAAGCGGACTCATGGATGGCGGCAACTGTTCCCGGCACGGTGCTGACGACATTGATCGATCGCGGCGTCTATCCCGATCCCGACTTTGGGTTGAACAATATGGCGATACCAGAGTCGCTTGCTCGCAAGAGCTTCTGGTATCGCGACGTCATCACCGTTCCCGCAAGCATGGGAGGTCGTCATGTGGAGTTGACGTTCCTTGGCATCAACTATAGAGCCACTATCTGGGTGAACGGTACACGCGTAGGGGAGATCCTCGGCGCGTTTCGCCACAAGGGGTTCGATGTAACGGCACTCGCGCAGTCGGGCCAGCTAGTGGTGGCAGTGCGGATCGATCCGCCGCCGCACCCCGGCATTCCTCACGAGCAATCCATCGCAGCGGGCTCGGGACCGAACGGCGGCATGATGATGCTGGATGGCCCTACCTTCGGCGCGACGGAGGGGTGGGATTGGATACCTGGCATTCGTGACCGCAATATGGGGCTCTGGCAGGATGTACTGCTGACGTCGCGAGGTTCCGTCGAGGTGCAGGTGCCGAGGATCATCACCCATCTACCGCTGCCCGATACGAGCCGGGCTGAACTGACGGTTATGGTGCCTCTAGCGAACAGCTCCGCGTCCAGTGTGCGTGGGACCGTTGAAGTTGCCTTCGATGGAGTACGCCTTGCCAGGGAAGTCACGGTGCCACCTGCAGGGACGACGCTGACTTTGAAGCCGTCCGAGTTCAAGCAACTCGTGATTGAAAATCCACGGTTGTGGTGGCCGAACGGTTATGGCAAGCCGGAGCTGCACACGATGACGTTGACCTTCCGCGTGGCGGGAAGGATCTCCGACGAGCGCAAAGAGCGATTCGGAATTCGCGAGCTTACCTACGAGATCAGCGCCTTGGATAGCCGTGGCAAGCTCCGCAGGGTGGAGGTCTCACCGACCGTCGGACAACTGCTTGGGTCATCCTTCCTGGTCAATCAGACGCATGAGGGCTTTCGTGAAACTCCTGAGGGCTGGGTGCCGACGCTGGTCCCGGCGATGGAGCATTCGGTCGCTGTGAAGGAGCTCACGGACCTCAGGACCGCGCCGTTTCTCGTGCTCCGCGTAAACGGCGTGCGCATCGCCGCGAAGGGCGGGAGTTGGGGCATGGACGACATGCGGAAGCGCGTCTCGCGCGAGCGGCTTGAGCCCTACTTCCGTCTAAATCGGGAAGCTCATCTCAACATGGTTCGCAACTGGATGGGACAGGATACGGAAATTACGTTCTATGATCTTGCCGATGAGTACGGTCTGCTGGTCTGGAATGACTTCTGGACCTCGACTCAGGACTATAACCTTGAGCCTACGGATACGCAGCTCTTCCTCGATAACGCGAAAGATGTGATCACGCGTTATCGTAACCATCCTTCGATTGCGGTGTGGTGCGGACGCAATGAAGGCGTTCCACCACCGGCCATCAACGAGGGTCTGGCTCAGATCATTGGCGATGAAGATGGCACACGTTACTTCTCTGCGGACTCAAACAAGATCAACCTGCACGACAGCGGTCCTTACAAGTTCCAAGAGCCGGAGGACTACTTCACGAAACTCTCGTCAGGGTTTGCCGTGGAGGTCGGCATCCCCTCGCCTCCTACGCTCGAGTCCTTCAAAAGCTTTCTTTCAGATAAAGATCAGTGGCCGATCAGCGATGCCTGGGCGTATCACGACTGGCATCAGGACGGTAATGGTGATGTGGCCCCGTTCATGCAGACGATGACCGAGGAGTTCGGTGCGCCGACGAGTCTTGCAGACTTCGACCGCAAGGCTCAGATGCTGAACTACGTAGAGCATCGCGCCGTCTTCGAGGGGATGAATGCTCACCTCTGGGCACCTAACAGTGGGCGTCTGTTATGGATGACACAACCGGCATGGCCGAGCTCAGTTTGGCAGATACTCAGTCATGATTACGATACCCATGCCTCTTTCTACGCGGTAAGGCTGGCCGCAGAGCCCGTCCATGTGCAGATGAACCTTCCGGACTATGAAGTCGTGGTGGTCAACAATACTGAACGCGTGCTGAACGCGGTGACTCTGAAAGCGCGCGTCTTCGATCTTGCGGGCAAGGTGTTGCTTGAGAAGACGGCTGCACTTTCTGCGGAAAAGAACGCCGTGACTCTAGGGTTCCGAACTGGGTTGAAAGAGTTGCTGGAGACAGCGGGGGTAGCTCTCGTCAAACTGGAACTCTTCGACGCGAATGGCGCGATGCTCTCGAGCAACTTCTATTGGCAGGCAAATGCAAAAGGGAAGTACCGACGCATGGATGACATGCCGATGGCTAAGGTGATAGCGACGGTTCAGATGTCGGCTCCGACGGCCGGAGAAGATCATCTAACCGTTCGGTTGACCAACAGCGGGACCACACCCGCGCTTGCGGCCAAGCTCACGTTGAAGAACGCGGCGAGCGGAGAGCGCATTCTTCCGGCGTACTACAGCGACAACTATGCGTCGCTGATGCCTGGCGAGAGTCGGACGTTTGACATTGCATTTCCTGAATCTGCTAAGACCACTCAAATGTGTGTCGAGCTACGCGGTTGGAATCTGGAGCCTGCAGCGATTCCGATCTCGCACTGAGCCGCGGAGCTTATGTGTGTGTCCCGCATGAGTCGCGAATGACCAACTCCAGCGGAATGATGATGCGTCTCGGCCGTTCTGGGGTGGCATCGGTTGAGATCCTTGCAAACAGGAGTTCGGCCGCAGTGCGTCCCAGAATATCCGCGGGCTGCCGTACAACGGTGACTGCGGGCCGAATGATATCGGCCATGTCGAAATCGTCAAAACCGACCAGAGCCAAATCCTGAGGAATGACTACGTTCAGTGCGGAGAGCGAGTGGAGCGCGTTTCTTGTGGTTAGGTTATTTGTACAAAACAGCGCCGTAGGAGGCTTTGGACGCCCGAGAAGTGTCTGGATGATCTGTAGCATCTCATCCTGCGATTCAGTGATGTTGTGGGAGTCGGGCTTCAGACCAGCAGCGGCCATCGCGGCCCCGTAACCATCTATTCGTTCCTTGACAGTCCACAAGTGTTTGCTGAGACCGACGCATGCAATCCGACGGTGGCGATGTCCGATCAGATGGCGTACCGCCAACTCCGCTCCACTCTTGTTGTCCACAAGAACGCAATCGAACGCGCTGCCGGGAATCGGCCGATCCAGCGTCACGATGGGCATCGCTGTAAACTCGGCGGCGAGCAGCTTCGATCGATGGGATGTTGGGACTACGATCAACCCATCGATATGCCGGCGGAGCATGCGCTTCGCTTCCGTGTGCTCGATGACAGGGTCTTCATCAGACGTTGTGATGACGGTCGAATAGGCATGCTGCTTTGCGATGATGCTGATGGCATTCGCGCATTGGGCGAAGAAGGGATCGTGCAGATTGGGAACGATAACCCCGATCTGATGCGTGCTGCTGCTTCGCAGAGAGCGCGCTACCTCATTGGGCAGATAGTTGAGCATGCTGACTGCCTTTAGAACCCGCGCACGTGCGTCTTCGCTTACCTTCACCTTTCCATTGAGCACTCGCGATACGGTCATGACGCTGACGTCGGCAAGCTTTGCAACGTCGCTCATCCGGGCAGGACGATTCAAGATCATTCTCCAACAAGCAATTTCAGAGTCGGTGGCAAGAATTGCCAGAACCTAGCTCAAACAGTAGTCGAGTATAGCGCAGAGTCTCTTGCTGTCGAGGTCACTCGATCTCTGCACCAGGCAACTTCTTATAGACCCGAGGTATGTAGAAAGGACATCAAAGGCAGAACCCTAGCTCACGGAGCATCGGAGAAGAGTGTGATATCGTTCACAGGGAAATCGATTTGGCCTCCTGATGCGCGGAGGTTCGCACATGGAGGTCAACGTTGCGCCCGTCTATCAGGTTGAGGCTTGTAACAATCCTTCTCGGCGCCACTCTGGTTATGCAGGTATCCGGGCAAAATCTGGACGGCCCATCCCCTGGTGTTGGCACCACGATTCTGCAGGCCAGCACGCAGCTCGTCATCGTGGATGTGGTCGTGCAGAGCAGAGATGGCCGCCCTGTCCACGGGCTGAAGCAGGAGATGTTTCACCTGATAGAAGGGAGCGTCCCTCAGCAGATCCGGCACTTTGAGGAACACTCGGCGACACAACGGGCTGCGACGCTAAATCCTGAGATGCCTAAGCTCCCTGCGGGAACGTTCACGGATTACTCTCCTGTCGCGCCGGATGCCACACTGAATGTTCTTCTGCTCGATTCACTCAATACGCCGGTGACGGCTCAGAGCTACGTCCGAGACCAGTTGCAGGAGTACATCAAGCATGCCAACCCTGGAACGCGCGTAGCGATCTTCGGGCTGGCGAATCAGTTGGTTCTGCTGCAGGGATTTACTTCCGATCCTGACACGCTCAAGGAGGCCATCAAGCACAAGTTGATCCCGCGCTACTCTTCGCTCTTAGACGACCCCGGTGGGAACGGCGTTGACCATGTCAGTCCTTCCGACATCACCGGCGCGGGTGCTGATCAAACCTCGCCTGCGGGTGCGGCACCTCTGGTGGTGGAGGCGGCTGCAAACTTCCAGCAGTTCGAGGCAGAGACGACAGCCATTCAGACCCAGATGCGTTTGCAGTACACTCTCGATGCGTTCAACGCACTGGGCCACTATCTTGCAGCTTTCCCCGGCCGCAAGAACCTTATCTGGTTCTCCGGCGCTTTCCCGCTCAATGTGCTTCCAGATGCTTCACTGCAGAACTCGTTTGCGGTTGCCAACGTGAATCAGGATGCGTTTCATGAGATGACAAACCTGCTGGCCAAGGCTCAGGTCGCGGTATATCCGGTTGATGCCCGTGGTCTCACAGCGCCCCCTGTCTACAGCGCATCCAGCTCTGGCCGGCGCTACGGCACGAATCCGCAGGCCATCAATAGTCAACTTAGCCAGTTCAACACCAGCCAGGCCTCGGAACATACGACGATGGATACTCTTGCGGAAAACACCGGTGGCCGAGCTTTCTACAATACCAACGCGCTGTCCGATGCTGTGTCGAAAGCGGTCGATGCGGGAGCGAACTATTACACCCTCACGTACAGCCCAACAGACCACACTCAGGATGGAGGTTATCGCAAGATCACAGTCGAATGCACCGGCGGTTCAGCGGGGGCGAACCTGCACCTTTCCTATCGTCATGGCTACTATGCAAGCGATGCGGCACGGAAGCAGGTGAGCGGGCAGAGCGCAGTCACCCTCTCTGGGAGTACCGGAGGTCCCGCCGCCATCGCTTTGGCCTACCAACGAGCTGCAATGAGTCGCGGCGCGCCAGCCCCACAGGAGATACTCTTTACAGCGCGCGTGCTGCCAGCAGCAAACACCACGGAAGCTACGCCCGTTCAGAGCAATCGTTTGAGCGCAGGTGTCTCGCCAAAAGGGCCGTTCCGCCGCTATGACATCGACTACGTCGTTCTGCCCAAGGATGCCACGCTTACCTTGCAGCCCGACGGACGCCGCCAAGGAGCTATAAACTTTATGGTGTACGTCTTCGATGGGGCCGGAGAGCTACTCAACGCGGAGTCCACAAGCCTCTCTCTTAACCTTAACCCCAAAGACTACGCAACGTTCCTCCACAACGCCCTTCAGATGCATCTTGAGGTAAGCGTTCCCGTCAGGGGCGAGAGCTTCTTACGCATTGGAGTGAGCGATGTTCCTTCTAATCGTTTCGGAGTGGTAGAGATACCCGTGGCCGCTGTAAGCAACCTCGCGCCACCGGTGTACCCGGGCGTTCCGAGCACAGCCGAGTCCTCGCACTCCACTTCACCACAGAACTGATGGTCCGATCAGCACGGCTGGCTATGGGGTCTTTTGCCGAGGTGCGGGTGCGACGATCTGCGTTTGGAAGCGCTTCCCTGCAGGTTTGATCGCGCTGGTCGCGGCGCTGAGATCGTAGTTCACGAAGACCCTTCGATCGCTGACATGATCCAGTGCCAGGAACGTCGAGGTCCCGGACAGCGCCCTTGAGTTCGTGATGGCCACGCCAGAGCCGTTCTTGAGAGCGATGGCTGCGCTGTTCCGCGTCGCTCCCTGGCGGCCTGTGAAGTCATCCACTGTAAGATCCTTGAACTCTTCCAGCCGAAGGCCGTCTGTGAAGTAGTCCGGCATCGTGTTCGCCCAGTCGATCTGCATGTCCCTGATGCGCAGACCGTCTACGTGCTTGCCATAGAGCGCAGGAATATCACTTTTGATG
Encoded here:
- the pulA gene encoding pullulanase-type alpha-1,6-glucosidase, with product MFLLLRLRAASLAMCLLSLLVAVAHAATPIPANHIRIHYFRPDNAYTGWTIYAFGDTTEDQGNYNGGPVQIAGTDAFGVYFDVGVTSGAKSVGIIVHNIQSGVKDPGPNEYANPSAQGNEYWQVSNTTGLMTAPPKTSSAKNPNIPANVARIHYYRPDNNFAGWYVYAFNDTTADTGNYNGGPIPQTGSDDYGAYYDVPLSANPQDLGFIVHNIVNGTKDTPDDLHLNVDIYNEAWKISGDGNVYLTQPTAAQLLNGSFLKLQAFWIDHSTVLIQQAYLQSGGKYFLASDPAANLQLTATGVTGGTDIPLTSGGTLTADQIARFPQLATGYAVLQLPKTLKAKDYAALVKGQLAVFVEHADGTLTYATGVQDAGVLDDLYAYSGKLGVVIRDHGFGGCFEDEDDDRGNRAAVKVKVWAPTAQSMSLQLFKLATDTAPAKTIVMQEDKGVWSASLDEYWIGKYYLLDEKVYAPSARSVVENVVTDPYSIDLALNATKSRLTDIDADANKPEGWDEDRSPWLARTNDLSIYELHVRDFSVGDATVPADHRGTYLAFTDFRSNGMKHLQQLSAAGLKAVHLLPTFHFNSINEDKTTWQTTPDLSIYAPDGQQQQAAVAAVQANDAYNWGYDPDHYLAPEGGYAVNPDKRVKEYRQMVMGLHRAGLRVIQDVVFNHTSGFGEATNSILDEVVPDYYNRLDMDGNLETGSCCADTATEHLMMGKLQQDAILWNAKKYKIDGFRFDIMSFTFVKNLQQINQALAKLTLERDGIDGSKIYIYGEGFTFGDTANNVLGVEANQINLYGNGIGTFNDRIRDGVRGGGPFDDERVQGFATGLFDDPSSYTSQQTALLDQKSTLLHRTDWIKVGLTGNLRDYSFTDSTGATITGALLDYQGQPTGYTGSPVEAVNYVSVHDNQNLFDTVQIKSSEADTAVIRARRQVLAMSIVALGQGVPFFAAGDDLLRSKDMDQNSYDSGDWFNKIDWTGQGNNWGIGLPIASQNSSQWSFQQPLLANSALKPTPAEIQSTTSAFQDFLKIRDSSGLFRMGTFNEVQSNLHFLNNGSSQTPDLIVMQLDGNGGNYGLYKHILVVFNASTSQQNFTAPSLEGMGFRLHPEQQISTDSIVKTSKFDRSTGTVVVPGLTTAVFVSLQ
- a CDS encoding glycosyl hydrolase 2 galactose-binding domain-containing protein — encoded protein: MTAQRAGLVAGPFNGYFLRGGIGLSKKLQEHAPILDGRSAWSLGLWFRTDDASATALLAGVGLPDEVSPRFVGLIQGRPFFWSGGGKENLVEGKTALAADIWHSLAVSFDAEGVAHLFADGVPVASKTVVLGRSSNVLSLASVKAPPMAGFAHFGGWLADVTLSDRALVDEDLAGMKQPLAGLNNLPFEEGSKPWPVQTRASAGLQAPQDPATLPHSETPPETPHAVAPLAGKDEATKNRSALILRHGWKMAEASTISAQGAEISRSTYQADSWMAATVPGTVLTTLIDRGVYPDPDFGLNNMAIPESLARKSFWYRDVITVPASMGGRHVELTFLGINYRATIWVNGTRVGEILGAFRHKGFDVTALAQSGQLVVAVRIDPPPHPGIPHEQSIAAGSGPNGGMMMLDGPTFGATEGWDWIPGIRDRNMGLWQDVLLTSRGSVEVQVPRIITHLPLPDTSRAELTVMVPLANSSASSVRGTVEVAFDGVRLAREVTVPPAGTTLTLKPSEFKQLVIENPRLWWPNGYGKPELHTMTLTFRVAGRISDERKERFGIRELTYEISALDSRGKLRRVEVSPTVGQLLGSSFLVNQTHEGFRETPEGWVPTLVPAMEHSVAVKELTDLRTAPFLVLRVNGVRIAAKGGSWGMDDMRKRVSRERLEPYFRLNREAHLNMVRNWMGQDTEITFYDLADEYGLLVWNDFWTSTQDYNLEPTDTQLFLDNAKDVITRYRNHPSIAVWCGRNEGVPPPAINEGLAQIIGDEDGTRYFSADSNKINLHDSGPYKFQEPEDYFTKLSSGFAVEVGIPSPPTLESFKSFLSDKDQWPISDAWAYHDWHQDGNGDVAPFMQTMTEEFGAPTSLADFDRKAQMLNYVEHRAVFEGMNAHLWAPNSGRLLWMTQPAWPSSVWQILSHDYDTHASFYAVRLAAEPVHVQMNLPDYEVVVVNNTERVLNAVTLKARVFDLAGKVLLEKTAALSAEKNAVTLGFRTGLKELLETAGVALVKLELFDANGAMLSSNFYWQANAKGKYRRMDDMPMAKVIATVQMSAPTAGEDHLTVRLTNSGTTPALAAKLTLKNAASGERILPAYYSDNYASLMPGESRTFDIAFPESAKTTQMCVELRGWNLEPAAIPISH
- a CDS encoding LacI family DNA-binding transcriptional regulator, with amino-acid sequence MNRPARMSDVAKLADVSVMTVSRVLNGKVKVSEDARARVLKAVSMLNYLPNEVARSLRSSSTHQIGVIVPNLHDPFFAQCANAISIIAKQHAYSTVITTSDEDPVIEHTEAKRMLRRHIDGLIVVPTSHRSKLLAAEFTAMPIVTLDRPIPGSAFDCVLVDNKSGAELAVRHLIGHRHRRIACVGLSKHLWTVKERIDGYGAAMAAAGLKPDSHNITESQDEMLQIIQTLLGRPKPPTALFCTNNLTTRNALHSLSALNVVIPQDLALVGFDDFDMADIIRPAVTVVRQPADILGRTAAELLFARISTDATPERPRRIIIPLELVIRDSCGTHT
- a CDS encoding VWA domain-containing protein yields the protein MQVSGQNLDGPSPGVGTTILQASTQLVIVDVVVQSRDGRPVHGLKQEMFHLIEGSVPQQIRHFEEHSATQRAATLNPEMPKLPAGTFTDYSPVAPDATLNVLLLDSLNTPVTAQSYVRDQLQEYIKHANPGTRVAIFGLANQLVLLQGFTSDPDTLKEAIKHKLIPRYSSLLDDPGGNGVDHVSPSDITGAGADQTSPAGAAPLVVEAAANFQQFEAETTAIQTQMRLQYTLDAFNALGHYLAAFPGRKNLIWFSGAFPLNVLPDASLQNSFAVANVNQDAFHEMTNLLAKAQVAVYPVDARGLTAPPVYSASSSGRRYGTNPQAINSQLSQFNTSQASEHTTMDTLAENTGGRAFYNTNALSDAVSKAVDAGANYYTLTYSPTDHTQDGGYRKITVECTGGSAGANLHLSYRHGYYASDAARKQVSGQSAVTLSGSTGGPAAIALAYQRAAMSRGAPAPQEILFTARVLPAANTTEATPVQSNRLSAGVSPKGPFRRYDIDYVVLPKDATLTLQPDGRRQGAINFMVYVFDGAGELLNAESTSLSLNLNPKDYATFLHNALQMHLEVSVPVRGESFLRIGVSDVPSNRFGVVEIPVAAVSNLAPPVYPGVPSTAESSHSTSPQN